A window of Streptomyces broussonetiae genomic DNA:
GCCCGACTCCAGTGCCTCGCACAGCGCGGTGACCACGCTCGGCCGCAGTCCGGCGCCGCCGGCCAGCAGCTGGTTGGCCCGGACGGCGAGCGCCGCGCGCACCTGCCGGGCGGGCAGCTCGGCGCCGATGGCACCGGCGTGGCTGCGCAGCAGGCGCAGGCCGTGGCCGGCGGCGGCCCGGGTGGGCACGTCCTCGTTCCGGTTGGCGCCGACGCCGGTGGAGCGGCCGTAGACGCGCCCGGTCGCGGCGATCTGCCGGGCGGCGTTCCAGGAGTGCTCCGCGCGCACCATCGCGTCGGCCCCGGGGGCGGGGCGCGCGGCGCCGTCGGCGAGGCGTACGACGTCCTCGACGCCGAGTGCGGAGCCGTCCAGGACCACGGTCGCGGTCCTGGCGGACGGCACGGACAACGGTGCGTCCACGATGCGAGACGACATCACGCCCAAACTCCCCTCAACCCGGACATCAGGTCTTGCTCCTCGGTCATCCGTTACAGCGGATTAACACCGACCCGTTGACAAGCTATTCACACACCAAGAACTCTGCATGACGTTATACAGCCGGGCAAGGGACATCTCATGATCCAGTTCGACGCGGTCCACAAGCGCTTCCCCAACGGCACCACAGCAGTCCACGACCTCACCCTGGAAATGCCGCAGGGCGGCGTCACCGTCCTGGTCGGATCTTCCGGTTGCGGCAAGACCACCACCCTGCGGATGATCAACCGGATGGTCGAGCCGACCTCCGGCACCATCCGCGTCGGCGGCAGGGACGTCACCCGGCAGGACGCGGCCGAGCTGCGCCGCTCCATCGGCTACGTCATCCAGCAGGCCGGCCTCTTCCCGCACCGCACGGTGCTCGACAACATCGCCACCGTCCCGCTCCTGCTGGGCCAGTCGCGCAGGAGGGCCCGGGCCCGCGCCGCCGAACTGCTGGAGACCGTGGGCCTCGCCCCCGAGGCCGGCAAGCGCTACCCGCACCAGCTCTCCGGCGGCCAGCAGCAGCGCGTCGGCGTGGCCCGCGCCCTGGCCGCCGACCCGCCGGTGCTGCTGATGGACGAGCCGTTCGGCGCGGTCGACCCGGTCGTACGCACCCAGCTCCAGGACGAACTGCTCAGGCTCCAGGACGAGTTGAGCAAGACCATCGTGTTCGTCACGCACGACATCGACGAGGCGGTGCGCCTCGGCGACCAGATCGCCGTGTTCCGCACGGGCGGCCACCTCGTCCAGTGCGCCCCGCCCGCCGACCTCCTGGCCCGCCCGGCCGACGACTTCGTGGCCGACTTCCTCGGCGCCGAACGCGGACTGAAGCTGCTGTCCCTCAAGACCCTCGCCGACGTCCCCCAGGGACCGGCGCCGCAAGGCGGCACCTGGGCCCTCGTCCTCGACGCGCAGGGCAGGCCCCTGCACTGGGCCTCGAAGGACACCGAGGTCCCGGTCCGCCCGCTGACGGACGGCGACTCCCTGCTGTCGGCCCTCAACGAGTCGGTGGCCTCCCCCACCGGCCTGATCGCCCGCGTCGACGCCGACGGCACCCTCACCGGTGTCTCCTCCCGCGACGACATCCACGAACACGCCGGCCGGGCCCACGCCGAAGTGCGGGTGGTCGCATGACGATCGACTGGTCCTGGATATCGGCCCACACCGACGACCTCACCACCCTCACGCTCTCCCACCTCCAGGCCGCCCTGACGGCCGTCGCCCTCGGCCTGCTGATCTCGCTCCCGCTGGCCGTGGTCGCCCACCGCGTCCCCCGGCTGCGCGGCGCGCTGCTCGGCCTGTCCAACATCCTGTTCACGATCCCGTCGATCGCGATCTTCGTGCTGCTGCTGCCGGTCAGCGGCCTGACCCGCACCACCACCGTGACCGGCCTGACCGTCTACACCCTGGTCGTCCTGCTGCGGAACACCGTCGAGGGCCTCGACTCGGTCCCGGCGAAGGTGAAGGAGGCGGCGAAGGCGATGGGCACGCGCCCCCTGCGCACGCTCCTCACCGTCGAGTTCCCCCTCGCGCTCCCCGTGATCTTCGCGGGCGTCCGTATCGCCACCGTCATGTCGATCTCCCTCGTCTCCGTCGCCACCTACATCGGCGACGGCGGCCTCGGTCAGCTCTTCACGGACGGCTTCCAGCGCAACTTCCCGACCCCGGTGATCGCCGGAGTGGTCCTCACCCTGCTCCTCGCCGTCGTCGCCGACGCGGTCCTGGTCGCCGTCCAGTACGCCCTCACCCCCTGGGCCAGGAGGCGAGCCTGAGATGTACACGCTCCTGAAGAACCTCGGCACCTGGCTGACCAGCAGTGCCCAGTGGACCGGCCCCGACGGCATCGCCCACCGCCTCGCCGAGCACCTGCAGTACTCCCTGCTGGCCACGCTCATCGCCGCCGCCATCGGCCTCCCGCTCGGCCTGCTGATCGGCCACACCGGCAAGGGCGCCTTCCTCGCGATCAACCTCGCCTCCTTCGGCCGCGCCCTGCCGACCGTCGGCCTGGTCGTGCTGGTCTTCCTGGCCGGCGGCCTGTCGATGCTGCCGGTGTACGTCGCACTGGTCGCCCTCGCCGTCCCCGCGATCGTCACCAACACCTACGCGGGCATGACCGCCGTCGACCCGGACGTGAAGGACGCGGCGCGCGGCCAGGGCATGCGCGGCCACCAGGTGCTCTGTCAGGTCGAGCTGCCGCTCGCACTGCCGCTGATCATGACGGGCCTGCGCCTCGCCCTGATCCAGGTGGTCGCGACAGCCACCATCGCCGCGTACGTCTCCTTCGGCGGCCTCGGCCGCTACGTCTTCGACGGCCTCGCCCAGCGCGACCTGGTCCAGGTGCTCGGCGGCGCGGTGCTGGTCGCCGCCGTCGCCGTCGTCCTGGACGTGGCCCTCGCCGGCCTCCAGCGCTTCCTCTTCCGCCATCGCACCGTCTGACCGCCGCACCGTCCGACCATCACCCCGTCCGACCACCGTCCGACCATCACTCCGTCCGACCACCGAACCGCCCAAGACCCGGGAACCCCGAAATGAACCGACGTACTGTCCTCGGCGGCCTGTTCGCGGTCGCCACCGTCCCCGCCCTCTCCGCCTGCGCGGGCGGTGTCACCTCCCTCAAGGCGGGCGGCTCCGGCGCCGGCGGCGGTGGCTCCAGCAAGGGCGGAGTCACCATCGGTACCGCCAACTTCACCGAGAACCAGGTGCTCGGCTACCTCTACGCGGCCGCCCTGCAGGGGGCGGGCGTGAAGGTGACCGTCCGCCCCAACCTCGGCACCCGCGAGATCGTCATCCCGGCCCTCGAGGGCGGCGACATCGACCTGCTGCCCGAGTACCAGGGCGCCCTGCTCAACTACCTGGACCCCAAGGCCACGGCCACCGAGTCCGGCGCGATGCAGAACGCCCTCGCCCAGGCCCTGCCCTCCGGACTCCAGGTGCTCCCGTACGGCATGGCGGAGGACTCCGACGCCTTCGTCGTCACCCGCGAGAGCGCGAAGAAGTACGGGCTGGCGTCCCTCGCGGACCTGAGGAAGCAGAACGGCAGGCTCGTCATCGGGGCCGCGCCCGAGGTGAAGAAGCGCCAGGTCGGCGCGGTCGGCCTGAAGGCCGTCTACGGCGTCACGTTCAAGGAGTTCAAGTCGCTCGACTCCGACGGTCCGCTGGTCAAGGGCGCGTTGAAGAAGGGCGACGTGGACGTGGCGAACCTGTTCACGACGGACACCGACATCCAGGCCAACGACTGGGTCGTGCTCAGCGACCCCGAGCACCTGATCCCCAGCCAGCACATCGTCCCGCTCGTCGCCGACCGCAAGGCCGACGACACGGTCCGCAGGGCCCTCGCCCAGCTGGGCAACCTGCTGACCACGGCCCAGCTCACCGAGCTGAACCGGTTGGTGGACAAGGACAAGAAGGACCCCGAGGACGTGGCGAACGCCTACGCCAAGCAGCACGGACTGGTGAAGTAGATGAGCGGCCTGGTGGAACTGCGCTCCATCGACGTCGTCCCGGACGAGGAGCGGCACGGCACGGCCTTCAGCCAGTTCACCCTCTGGCTCGGCGCCAACCTGCAGATCACGGCCGTCGTCACCGGCGCGCTCGCGGTCGTCTTCGGCGGGGACGTCGTCTGGTCGCTGGTCGGCCTGGTGCTGGGCAATCTGCTCGGCGGCGCCGTGATGGCCCTGCACTCGGCACAGGGTCCCCGGCTCGGGCTGCCGCAGATGATCCAGTCGCGGGCGCAGTTCGGGGTGCGCGGGGCGGCCGTACCGCTGCTGCTGGTGGTCGTGATGTACGTCGGTTTCTTCGCTTCCGGCAGTGTGCTCGCCGGGCAGGCGGTGGGCGAGCTGACGCACACGAACGACACGACCGGGATCGTCGTCTTCGCGGCCGTCACGGCCCTCATGGCGGCGGTCGGCTACCGGGTCATCCACGCCCTCGGCCGCATCGCGAGCACCGTCTGCGCCCTCGCCTTCGTCTACCTGGGCATACGCCTCCTCGATCGCGCCGACGTGGGCGCCCTGCTGCACGACGCGCACTTCTCCCTGCCGATGTTCCTGCTGGCGATGTCCCTGTCCGCCTCCTGGCAACTGGCCTTCGGGCCGTACGTCGCGGACTACTCGCGCTATCTGCCCCGCACGACGTCGGCGAGGGCGACCTTCTGGTGGACCCTGTCCGGCTCGGCACTCGGCTCGCAGTGGTCGATGACGTTCGGTGTCCTGGTGGCGGCGACGGCGGGCCAGAAGTTCCTGGACAGCCAGGTCGGCTACGTCGTCGCGCTCGGCGGCACCGGCCTGGTCGCGTCCTTCTTCTACTTCGTGATCGCGCTCGGCAAGCTCACCATCAACGTGCTCAACACCTACGGCGGGTTCATGTCGATGGTGACGGGCGTCAGCGGCTTCCGGGGGCAGCGCGAGCTGTCGCGGACGGGACGGGCGGCCTACATCGCGCTGGTCATGGTGGCCGGCACGGCGGTGGCCCTGCTCGGCAAGGACAGCTTCCTGTCCTCCTTCAAGGACTTCCTGCTGTTCCTGCTGACCTTCTTCACGCCGTGGTCGGCGATCAACCTGGTCGACTACTACCTGATCGCCAAGGAGCGGTACGACATCCCGGCCCTGTCCGACCCGCACGGCCGCTACGGCGCCTGGCGCTGGGACGCCCTCACCGTCTACGCGGTCGGCCTGCTCGCCCAACTGCCGTTCCTCGCCACGAGTTTCTACACCGGCCCGCTGGTGGAGCCGCTGGGCGGCGCGGACATCTCCTGGATCGTCGGTCTGGCCGTACCGGCGCTGCTGTACTGGCTGGCCGGACGGCGAGGCGCGGCGCACGCGCCGGAGCCCGCGGCGCCCGCGCCCACCGCCGGCCAAGGGGCGGTATCGCCACGGCGATGATCCGACGACGAATCGGCCAAAGGTCGTTAAACGGCCACCGAGCGTGACGTTTCCCCTGCGTACCGTGAACACGTACGTCGCGAACAGGCGCTACTGGTACGACTTCTGAGGAAGCGTCATGGTCTCCCCCCGCAGGACGTTCCTGACCGCTGCCACCGCCGCGGGCCCGGCCGCCCCCGTCGCGGATTCGCCGGCCGCCGCGCTCGACGAACTCCTCGCCGGCAACGCCCGCTACGCCGCCGGCCGCCCCCGCCGGCCGCTGCCGGCGGCCAGGCGGCACCCGTTCGCGGTGATCGTCGGCTGCGTCGACGCCCGGGAGCCCGCGGAGCTGGTCTTCGACCAGGGGCTCGGGGACCTGCTGTGCACCAGGACGGCCGGCCAGGTGCTGGACGAGGCCGTGCTCGGCTCGGTCCAGTACGGCGTCCAGGAGCTGGGCATCCGGCTGGTGCTGGTGCTCGGGCACGAGCGGTGCGGCGCCGTCGCCGCCACGCTGGAACACGTGCGCACGGGGGCGGCCGTACCGGGCCATCTGGAACTGCTGGTGGACGAGATCGCCCCGGCCGCCCGGCGCACCCGGGTCCGGCCCGGCAACTGGGCCGAGCACACCATGCGGGCACACACCGCGTGGGTACGGGACGTGATCCGCGCCGACCCCGCGTTCGGTTCCGCCGGGGTGGAGGCGGCCCGGTTCGACCCGGGCACCGGGGTCGTGCGCCTGCTGCCCTGACCCGCAACAAGGGGGCTAACCCCAGTGCGGCGCAGGGGACCGCTGCCTACCCTGAACGGCATGAGCACTCTGGACCCGCGGGACGTGGACCTGCGCAAGGAACTCGACGCCACGGTGCGGGCACGCCGCGACCTGGGCGACGACTACGACGCCGCCCTGGTGGACTCCTTCCTGGAGAAGGTCGAGCGGCGGATCGACGACGCGGTGGACCGCCGGGTGCGGCGGCACCTGGCCGAGCAGCAGATGGTGAGCGCGCGCGGTGCCCGGCGGCCGAAGGACGCCGACACCTGGGTGGAGCGCTTCGGGTTCGCGATCATCTCGCTGGTCCTGGCGATCCCGCTGACCGCTGTCGCCGGCGGCATCGCGGGGACGACCGGGACGATCGCCGCCTGGGCCGGCATCGTCGGCGTCAACTTCGCCCAGGCGGTCCGGCTCAACCCCGAGCTGCTCGCCGGCCGGCGCGACCGCTCCCACGAGGACGCCTGACCGGGCCCTGCGGGCTCAGGCCTGCCGGGTGGGCAGCACCACGATCTGGCGCAGGTTGACGTGCCGGGGGCGGCTCGTGGCGTAGACGACGACGTCCGCGACCTCCGCCGCCGACAGGGTGCCGACGGCCTCCAGCATGCCGTCCAGCTGCCCGGACAGCTCGGCGCTGTCGATGTGCGTCGCGAGTTCGGTCTCCGTCAGCCCCGGCTCGATGTTCGTCACCCGCACGTCCCGCGGCCCGAACTCGGTGCGCAGCGACTGCGAGAGATGGGTGACGGCCGCCTTCGTGGCGCCGTACACCGCGTAGTTGGGGAACGGGATGTGGGCGCCGATGGAGGAGACGTTCACCAGGTCGGCGCTGCGGCCCTCGGCAGCCGCGGCCACCAGGTCGGCGCCGAAGGCGCGGACGATCCGCAGCACACCGGCGACGTTGGTGTCGAGCATCCGCTGCCACTCGTCGATCCGGCCCTCGGCGACGGGGTTCGGAAGCATGACACCGGCGTTGTTGACGACGAGGTCGACGGCCCCGAACGTCGTGTGCACCAGTTCCCGGGCGGCGTCCACGGACGCATCGTCGGTGACGTCGGCGGCCACGGCGAGCGCCTCGCCCCCGTCGGCCCGGATCCTCTCCACCAGCGCCCGCAGCCGGTCGGCACGCCGGGCGAGCAGCGCCACCCGGGCGCCCTCGGCGGCAAGCTGCAGCGCGAGCGCCTCACCGATACCGCTGGCGGCCCCGGTGACGACGACGGTGCGACCGGACAGGTTCGGGTACGACATGGGGTTCCCCCTGGGGAGCTGTGCCGGAGCGGTTCCCCGGCGGCCGACACCACCCTCGCCGGATCCCGCGGCCGTACCCAGGGATGCACTTTTCCTGGGTCTGCCAGTACCAGGTTCCGCCCCGGGCACCTCCCCTACGATCGGGGCATGAACGCAGACGGGGACTGGCTGGACGGCGAGGTCGGCGACTTCCTGCGCTCGCGCCGTGCACGCATCCGGCCCGAGGAGGTGGGCCTGCCCGGGCACGGGCGGCGCCGCGTACCGGGCCTGCGCCGCGAGGAGGTGGCCCAGCTCGCGGGGGTGAGCGTCGACTACTACATCCGCCTGGAGCAGGGCCGGGGCCCCAGCGTGAGCGATGCGGTGCTGGACGCGATCGCCCGGGTGCTGCGGCTGGACGAGACCGAGCACGCCTACCTGCGGACCGTGGCCCGCCCGCAGCACCGGCAGCAGGGCAGACGGTCCCCTCGGCAGCCCGCGCTGCAGGTCCGCCCCGGTGTGCAGACGCTGCTCGACGGCATGGAGCGCAGCCCGGCGTTCGTGCTGGGCCGCCGGATGGACGTGCTCGCGTGGAACGCGCTCGGCGACGCGGTGAACGGCTTCAGCCGCCTCGCCCCGGCCGAGCGGAACATGCCCCGGCAGGTCTTCCTGAACCCGTCCGCCCATGACCTGTACCCGGAGTGGTCGGCGGTGGCCGCGACGACGGTGGCGAACCTGCGGCTTGCCGCCGGCACGTACGCCGACGACCCCGGCCTGTGCGCCCTGGTCGGCGAACTCTCCCTGAAGAGCGCGGACTTCCGGCGGCTGTGGGCGGACCACGAGGTCAAGGAGTGCGCGTACGGCGTGAAGAAGATCCGGCACCCGGTCGCAGGCCTGCTGACCCTGCCGTACGAGACCCTGGCGGTCGGCCATGACCCGGAGCAGACGCTCGTGGTGTACACGCCGGAGAAGGGTTCACGGACGGCGGAGCGTCTGGCCCTGCTGGGCAGTTGGACGGCCGTCTGACCCTCTTGCGCCCTCGGGCCGGGCCGGCCGGAAGGACTTGCGCGGGGACCGCCGCACCCCCATTGCTGGGGGGCGGGACGACGGCGGTCCCCGCGAAGGACGCGGGCCGGGTCAGGGCCGGGCTTACGCGTCCGTGGCGTCCATGGAGGTCCGGGAGCCGCTCCGGAGGTCCTTGGCGCCGTTCGGCGCCGGCCGGGGCGGGGAGCCTCCCCCAGTGCTCAACGCCTGGGAGGTACCCCGCTGCCCTGCCGACACCCACTAATGTGCCGGAGTCGTGTTAAGCGTGTGCTGCGCGGACGTGACACGCTCGTACCACTTCCGCGAAGTCCGCCCGACCGGCAGACCACCCGCAGGGGGCGCACGGAAACCGGCAGTTCACCACCTGTTCGGCTACTGCTTCCCGCCGTCGGCCAGGAAGGCCAGCAGGTCCTGGCGGCTGACCACGCCGGTCGGCTTGCCCTCGACCAGGACGATGGCCGCGTCTGCCGCACCGAGCACCGACATCAGGTCGCCGACCGGCTCGCCGGAGCCGACCTGCGGCAGCGGCGGGCACATGTGCTTCTCCAGCGGGTCGCCCAGGGAGGCCCGCTGGGAGAACAGGGCGTCCAGCAGCTCGCGCTCCACGACCGAGCCGACGACCTCGGCGGCCATCACGTCGGGGTGCCCGGCGCCGGGCTTGACGACCGGCATCTGCGAGACGCCGTACTCGCGCAGCACCTCGATGGCCTCTCCGACGGTCTCGTCCGGGTGCATGTGCACCAGGGACGGAATGGAGCCGCCCGCCTTGTAGTTGAGGACGTCACCGACACGGGCGCTGGGGCCCTCGTCCTCGAGGAAGCCGTAGTCGGCCATCCACTCGTCGTTGAAGATCTTCGACAGGTAACCACGCCCGCTGTCCGGCAGCAGGACGACGACCACGTCATCGGGGCCCAGCCGCTCGGCGACCCGCAGCGCGGCCACGACGGCCATGCCGCAGGAGCCACCCACCAGCAGCCCCTCCTCCTTGGCCAGGCGGCGGGTCATCTGGAAGGCGTCCTTGTCGGACACGGCGACGATCTCGTCGGCCACGGTGCGGTCGTAGGCGGTCGGCCAGAAGTCCTCGCCGACGCCCTCGATCAGGTACGGCCGCCCGGAGCCGCCGGAGTAGACGGAGCCCTCCGGGTCGGCACCGATGACCTTGACCGTGCCGTCACTGGCGTCCTTGAGATAGCGGCCGGTGCCGGAGATGGTGCCGCCGGTGCCCACGCCCGCCACGAAGTGGGTGATCTTCCCCTCGGTCTGCTCCCACAGCTCGGGACCGGTCGAGTGATAGTGGGAGAGCGGGTTGTTGGGGTTGGAGTACTGGTCCGGCTTCCAGGCGCCCGGGGTCTCGCGGACGAGCCGGTCGGAGACGTTGTAGTACGAGTCGGGGTGCTCGGGATCCACGGCGGTAGGGCAGACCACGACCTCCGCACCGTAGGCGCGCAGCACGTTGATCTTGTCGGTGCTCACCTTGTCGGGGCACACGAAGATGCACTTGTAGCCCTTCTGCTGGGCGACGATCGCCAGCCCCACACCGGTGTTGCCGCTGGTGGGCTCCACAATCGTCCCGCCGGGCTTCAGCTCGCCGCTCTGCTCGGCGGCCTCGATCATGCGCAGGGCGATGCGGTCCTTCACGGAACCGCCGGGGTTGAAGTACTCCACCTTGGCAAGGACTGTCGCCTGAATGCCCTTGGTCACGTTGTTGAGCCGCACCAGCGGGGTGTTGCCGACGAGGCTGATCATCGAGTCGTGGAATTGCACCGTTGTCTCCGGTTGCTGCAAAAAAACAGTGGTCGTAGTGGTTCCGCCAGCCTACGGCCCACGAGTGAGCCGTGGTGGCCGTTCACTCCCTGTTGAGATTGGCGTACGGCCTGTACGGGGCAAGGAGTGGGTGTACGGCTACGTGGGAGGTGGCGGCGACGCATGACGAGCATGTCTAGGGCGCGAGTGGCCCGGCGCATCGCGGCCGGAGCGGCGTACGGCGGTGGCGGGGCCGGACTGGTCGGCGCGGCCGCCGTCGGTCTGCTGCTGGCGGAGGTACGGCTGGCCCGGCGCCATGTGGGCAACGGCAGCGGGGGCCGGGTGCCGGTGGCCGACGGCGTGTACGGCCACACCTACGAGGTCCCCGGCGAACCGCCCCTCAGGCTGACGCTGCTCGGCGACTCGACGGCGGCCGGACAGGGCGTGCACCGGGCGGGCCAGACGCCGGGGGCGCTGCTGGCGTCGGGGCTCGCGGCGGTGGCCGAGCGCCCGGTGGACCTGCGCAACGTCGCCGTGCCCGGAGCCCAGTCCGACGACCTGGACCGCCAGGTGGCGTCGGTCCTCGCCGCCCCGACGCCCGTTCCCGACGTCTGCGTGATCATGATCGGCGCGAACGACGTGACCCACCGGATGCCGCCGACCCGTTCGGTACGGCACCTGTCGGCGGCGGTACGACGGCTGCGCACGGCGGGCGCCGAGGTGGTGGTCGGCACCTGTCCCGACCTCGGCACGATCGAGCCGGTGCAGCAGCCGCTGCGCTGGCTGGCCCGGCGGGCGTCCCGGCAGCTCGCGGCGGCCCAGACGATCGGCGCGGTGGAGCAGGGGGGCCGCACGGTGTCGCTGGGCGACCTGCTGGGCCCGGAGTTCCAGGCGAACCCGCGCGAGCTGTTCGGTCCGGACAACTACCACCCCTCGGCGGAGGGCTATGCGACAGCGGCGATGGCCGTCCTGCCCACCGTCTGCGCCGCCCTCGGCCTGTGGCCGGCCGAGGAGGAGCGCCCGGACGTGACGCGCCGCGAGGGCTTCCTGCCGGTGGCCCGCGCCGCGGCCGAGGCGGCCTCGGAGGCGGGCACGGAGGTCACGGCGGCGATGCCGACGGGGCCGCGGGGACCGTGGGCGCTGCTCAAGCGGAGGCGGCGGCGCAGGGTGCCGGAGGCCGAGCCGGCGACTCCGTCGATCTGACCCAAGCAAGCGCTTAGAAAACTGCGGTCAGTGTCACACCACCACACCAGTGACCTGGTTCATACGTACGGGTAACTTCCCAAACGGCCCTGCTCACACAACACCGCCCACTGGAGCCGTGATGCCCGAAGCCGTCATCGTCTCGACCGCCCGCTCCCCCATCGGCCGCGCCGTCAAGGGCTCCCTGAAGGATCTGCGCCCCGACGACCTGACCGCCACGATCATCCAGGCCGCGCTCGCCAAGGTCCCCGAGCTGGACCCCAGGGACATCGACGACCTGATGCTCGGCTGCGGCCTGCCCGGCGGCGAGCAGGGCCACAACCTCGGCCGTATCGTCGCCGTGCAGATGGGCATGGACCACCTGCCGGGCTGCACGATCACCCGCTACTGCTCCTCCTCCCTGCAGACCAGCCGCATGGCCCTGCACGCCATCAAGGCCGGCGAGGGCGACGTCTTCATCTCGGCCGGTGTCGAGACGGTCTCCCGGTTCGTGAAGGGCAGCTCCGACGGCCTGCCGGACACGCACAACCCGCTGTTCGCCGAGGCCGAGGCCCGTACCGCCGCCGTGGCCGAGTCGACCGGCTCCACCTGGCACGACCCGCGCGAGGACGGCCTGGTGCCCGACCCGTACATCGCGATGGGCCAGACCGCCGAGAACCTGGCCCGCGCCAAGGGCGTCACCCGCCAGGAGATGGACGAGTTCGGCGTCCGCTCGCAGAACCTCGCCGAGCAGGCCATCAAGAACGGCTTCTGGGAGCGCGAGATCACCCCGGTGACCCTTCCGGACGGCACGGTCGTCAGCAAGGACGACGGCCCCCGAGCCGGCGTCACCCTGGAGGGCGTGGCGGGGCTCAAGCCGGTCTTCCGCCCGGACGGGCTGGTCACGGCCGGCAACTGCTGCCCGCTCAACGACGGCGCCGCGGCCGTCGTCATCATGTCCGACACCAAGGCCCGCGAGCTGGGCCTGACCCCGCTCGCCCGCATCGTCTCCACCGGTGTCTCCGGCCTGTCCCCCGAGATCATGGGCCTCGGCCCGGTCGAGGCCAGCAAGCAGGCCCTGCGCCGCGCCGGCCTGACCATCGACGACATCGACCTGGTCGAGATCAACGAGGCCTTCGCCGCCCAGGTGATCCCCTCCTACCGGGAGCTGGGCATCGACATCGACAGGCTGAACGTCAACGGCGGCGCCATCGCCGTCGGCCACCCCTTCGGCATGACCGGCGCCCGTATCACCGGCACGCTCATCAACTCCCTGCAGTGGCACGACAAGCAGTTCGGCCTGGAGACGATGTGCGTCGGCGGCGGCCAGGGCATGGCGATGGTCATCGAGCGCCTCAGCTGACCCACCGTCCGTAGCGGGACAGGCACGTCACGTCAGGAATCGGCCCGGATCCGAGGAAACACCACGGATCCGGGCCTTTCCGTGATCCAATCTCCCCCAGGATGTGACCTATCTCGCTCGCCCGGCGTATAAGTGCAGGTCAGCGCGGGTCGGCGCGGTCTGCGAGGAATCCACAGAGCCAAAGTCCTGTCCGTTTCGTGACGTTACGCACTGACAGCTGGTTAGTCCACCCTTCAAGCTGATGTAGGAAGTCGGGGGTCGACTTTGAACCGGGAGAACGTCAGTGAGCGCCATGCCGATCGCCCTGCTGCTCACCACGGCCGCCACCGGCGCCGTGGGCGTCGCCGTCCTGCGCACCGTTCTCAAGCTGCGCCGTCAGCTCGGTGAGCTGCAGCGGCAGCTCACCGAGAACCAGCAGGCCGCCACGCGCGCCCTGCTGCCGAGCGCCCGCTCCCACGCCGACCAGATACGCGCGGCCGTGGCCGAGGCGCTCGCCGAGGAGCGGGAGCGGGAGCTGGCCGAGGCGCGTGCCTTCTGGGCCGCCCAGGAGGCGCGTGACGTCTCCGACGCCCCCTCGCTGCTCGGCCTGTCCGACGCCGATCTCTTCCTGCCCCGGCAGAGCGACTTCGCCGGCCTGGAGCCCGTGTCGGAGCCGACCGCCGAGGCCGACGAGTTCGCCGGGGAGTCCCCGGAGCTGGCCGCGGCCCGCCGCCGCCACCCCTCGCACCCCGACTTCGTCCCGGCGCAGTCCCCGGCCGTGAACGACCACGAGCGCACGGTGACCACGCTGGAGCAGCTGGCCGCCGACCGCGTCGAACTCGCCGACGTCCGCCCGGGCCCGCTCGGCACCCTCGACGTCTACGTCTTCGCCGACGGCACCACCCTGTGCATGACCCCGGGCCACCGCGAGACCGCCGAGCGCCTGGCGGCGGCGGTGGAGACGGGTGACACCCCCTACCTCCTCGGCGGCTCCGGCATCTCCGGTGCGTACACCCTCACCTTCGCCTGCGGCGAGGAGATGGTCTACATCCTCGCCGACCGGGTCATCGCGTCCCTGTAACGGGCCCCGCAAGGGGCTCAGACCCCCGCCCGCCGCCGCGCCTCCTCCACCAGCTTCACAGCTTCGGTGACTTCACCGTCGCTGCGCAGCACCAGCTCCAAGTCGTGCGCGGCCACAAGAATCTGATCGGCCGCCGCAAACATCCCCGCGTCCGGCATCTCCCGGGGTTCGCTCCCGGGCTCCTCGACCCGCTGGGCCCACCGGGCC
This region includes:
- a CDS encoding SGNH/GDSL hydrolase family protein, which produces MTSMSRARVARRIAAGAAYGGGGAGLVGAAAVGLLLAEVRLARRHVGNGSGGRVPVADGVYGHTYEVPGEPPLRLTLLGDSTAAGQGVHRAGQTPGALLASGLAAVAERPVDLRNVAVPGAQSDDLDRQVASVLAAPTPVPDVCVIMIGANDVTHRMPPTRSVRHLSAAVRRLRTAGAEVVVGTCPDLGTIEPVQQPLRWLARRASRQLAAAQTIGAVEQGGRTVSLGDLLGPEFQANPRELFGPDNYHPSAEGYATAAMAVLPTVCAALGLWPAEEERPDVTRREGFLPVARAAAEAASEAGTEVTAAMPTGPRGPWALLKRRRRRRVPEAEPATPSI
- a CDS encoding SDR family oxidoreductase, with the protein product MSYPNLSGRTVVVTGAASGIGEALALQLAAEGARVALLARRADRLRALVERIRADGGEALAVAADVTDDASVDAARELVHTTFGAVDLVVNNAGVMLPNPVAEGRIDEWQRMLDTNVAGVLRIVRAFGADLVAAAAEGRSADLVNVSSIGAHIPFPNYAVYGATKAAVTHLSQSLRTEFGPRDVRVTNIEPGLTETELATHIDSAELSGQLDGMLEAVGTLSAAEVADVVVYATSRPRHVNLRQIVVLPTRQA
- a CDS encoding acetyl-CoA C-acetyltransferase; translation: MPEAVIVSTARSPIGRAVKGSLKDLRPDDLTATIIQAALAKVPELDPRDIDDLMLGCGLPGGEQGHNLGRIVAVQMGMDHLPGCTITRYCSSSLQTSRMALHAIKAGEGDVFISAGVETVSRFVKGSSDGLPDTHNPLFAEAEARTAAVAESTGSTWHDPREDGLVPDPYIAMGQTAENLARAKGVTRQEMDEFGVRSQNLAEQAIKNGFWEREITPVTLPDGTVVSKDDGPRAGVTLEGVAGLKPVFRPDGLVTAGNCCPLNDGAAAVVIMSDTKARELGLTPLARIVSTGVSGLSPEIMGLGPVEASKQALRRAGLTIDDIDLVEINEAFAAQVIPSYRELGIDIDRLNVNGGAIAVGHPFGMTGARITGTLINSLQWHDKQFGLETMCVGGGQGMAMVIERLS
- a CDS encoding cystathionine beta-synthase; this translates as MQFHDSMISLVGNTPLVRLNNVTKGIQATVLAKVEYFNPGGSVKDRIALRMIEAAEQSGELKPGGTIVEPTSGNTGVGLAIVAQQKGYKCIFVCPDKVSTDKINVLRAYGAEVVVCPTAVDPEHPDSYYNVSDRLVRETPGAWKPDQYSNPNNPLSHYHSTGPELWEQTEGKITHFVAGVGTGGTISGTGRYLKDASDGTVKVIGADPEGSVYSGGSGRPYLIEGVGEDFWPTAYDRTVADEIVAVSDKDAFQMTRRLAKEEGLLVGGSCGMAVVAALRVAERLGPDDVVVVLLPDSGRGYLSKIFNDEWMADYGFLEDEGPSARVGDVLNYKAGGSIPSLVHMHPDETVGEAIEVLREYGVSQMPVVKPGAGHPDVMAAEVVGSVVERELLDALFSQRASLGDPLEKHMCPPLPQVGSGEPVGDLMSVLGAADAAIVLVEGKPTGVVSRQDLLAFLADGGKQ
- a CDS encoding helix-turn-helix transcriptional regulator encodes the protein MDGEVGDFLRSRRARIRPEEVGLPGHGRRRVPGLRREEVAQLAGVSVDYYIRLEQGRGPSVSDAVLDAIARVLRLDETEHAYLRTVARPQHRQQGRRSPRQPALQVRPGVQTLLDGMERSPAFVLGRRMDVLAWNALGDAVNGFSRLAPAERNMPRQVFLNPSAHDLYPEWSAVAATTVANLRLAAGTYADDPGLCALVGELSLKSADFRRLWADHEVKECAYGVKKIRHPVAGLLTLPYETLAVGHDPEQTLVVYTPEKGSRTAERLALLGSWTAV